The following proteins come from a genomic window of Sphaerisporangium rubeum:
- a CDS encoding ABC transporter substrate-binding protein, with the protein MFRRLILPAAVLLALTTGCAGAGQEPAEPSGGATPKITLGFSAWPGWFPWQVAQEQGLFAKNGVQVELKYFDSYTDSLNALATGNIDANSQTLNDTLASVAGGAEETVVLVNDNSTGNDQIIAKEGVTSVAGLKGMTVAAEQGTVDHYLLLLALEKAGLTEADVTFQPLPTDAAAAAFVAGRVDAVGVFAPFTTTALKRPGSAPIATSADFPGAIPDHLVVNKKLLDRDAKGVQALVKTWFDTVAWISANREKALEIMAKRAGVSVADYETYDKGTTIFTLEQNRTAFSDELPARAKQISDFLVASKLVDAAPPLDGLLEPKFVMAVQP; encoded by the coding sequence ATGTTCCGTCGCCTCATCCTCCCGGCCGCCGTCCTGCTCGCCCTCACCACGGGCTGCGCCGGCGCCGGCCAGGAACCCGCCGAGCCGTCCGGCGGCGCCACCCCGAAGATCACGCTGGGTTTCAGCGCCTGGCCCGGCTGGTTCCCCTGGCAGGTCGCGCAGGAACAGGGACTGTTCGCCAAGAACGGCGTGCAGGTGGAGCTGAAGTACTTCGACTCCTACACCGACAGCCTGAACGCGCTGGCCACCGGCAACATCGACGCCAACAGCCAGACGCTCAACGACACCCTCGCCTCGGTGGCCGGCGGCGCCGAGGAGACCGTCGTGCTGGTCAACGACAACTCCACCGGCAACGACCAGATCATCGCCAAGGAAGGCGTGACGTCGGTCGCCGGCCTCAAAGGCATGACGGTGGCGGCCGAGCAGGGAACCGTGGACCACTATCTGCTGCTGCTCGCTCTGGAGAAGGCCGGGCTCACCGAGGCCGACGTGACGTTCCAGCCGCTGCCGACCGACGCCGCCGCCGCGGCCTTCGTCGCGGGACGCGTGGACGCGGTCGGGGTGTTCGCGCCGTTCACCACGACCGCGCTGAAGCGGCCCGGCAGCGCGCCGATCGCGACGTCCGCCGACTTCCCCGGCGCGATCCCCGACCACCTGGTGGTGAACAAGAAGCTGCTGGACCGGGACGCCAAGGGGGTGCAGGCCCTGGTGAAGACGTGGTTCGACACGGTGGCGTGGATCTCGGCCAACCGTGAGAAGGCGCTTGAGATCATGGCGAAGCGGGCCGGGGTGAGCGTCGCGGACTACGAGACCTACGACAAGGGCACGACGATCTTCACGCTGGAGCAGAACCGCACGGCGTTCTCCGATGAGCTGCCGGCCCGCGCCAAGCAGATCTCCGACTTCCTGGTCGCGAGCAAGCTCGTGGACGCCGCGCCGCCGCTGGACGGGCTGCTGGAACCGAAGTTCGTCATGGCGGTACAGCCGTGA
- a CDS encoding arginase family protein, which produces MGHLHDHYGPEARYAVEREAELPLTMHRREIERGLEMGLPGADSIVDKTIPTFSRGELPHFAGINTFLKAPYVEDVRRCGEYDVAVLGAPFDGGTTYRSGTRFGPQGIRKISALYGPYSFELGVDLRESITIADLGDVFTIPANIEKTFDQISKAVSHVYASGAFPVVLGGDHSIGYPTVRGVAEHVQGNVGIIHFDRHVDTQETDLDERMHTTPWFHATDIPNVPPKNLVQIGIGGWQAPRPGVKVGRERGTTIMTVTDCVEMGIEAAAERALEVAWDGAEAVWLSFDVDCLDAAFVPGTGWPEPGGFLPREVLKFIQLIADARPLAGIEVVECAPPYDNAEITALIATRVICDTLGCLVRSGHLPKRSAQPPHDTPERGAK; this is translated from the coding sequence GTGGGTCACCTTCACGATCACTATGGACCCGAGGCCCGGTACGCCGTGGAGCGTGAGGCGGAGCTGCCGCTCACCATGCACCGGCGCGAGATCGAACGCGGCCTGGAGATGGGGCTGCCGGGGGCCGACTCCATCGTCGACAAGACCATCCCGACCTTCTCCAGAGGCGAGCTGCCGCACTTCGCCGGCATCAACACGTTCCTCAAGGCGCCGTACGTCGAGGACGTGCGGCGGTGCGGCGAGTACGACGTGGCGGTGCTCGGCGCGCCGTTCGACGGCGGCACGACCTACCGGTCGGGGACGCGGTTCGGGCCGCAGGGCATCCGCAAGATCTCGGCGCTGTACGGGCCGTACAGCTTCGAGCTCGGGGTGGACCTGCGCGAGTCGATCACCATCGCCGACCTCGGCGACGTGTTCACCATCCCGGCCAACATCGAGAAGACGTTCGACCAGATCAGCAAGGCCGTCTCGCACGTGTACGCCAGCGGCGCGTTCCCTGTGGTGCTCGGTGGGGATCATTCCATCGGCTATCCGACGGTGCGCGGGGTCGCCGAGCACGTTCAAGGCAACGTCGGCATCATCCACTTCGACCGGCACGTGGACACCCAGGAGACCGACCTCGACGAGCGCATGCACACCACGCCGTGGTTCCACGCGACCGACATCCCGAACGTGCCGCCGAAGAACCTCGTGCAGATCGGCATCGGCGGCTGGCAGGCCCCCCGGCCCGGCGTCAAGGTGGGCCGCGAGCGCGGCACCACGATCATGACGGTCACCGACTGCGTCGAGATGGGGATCGAGGCCGCCGCCGAGCGCGCGCTGGAGGTCGCCTGGGACGGCGCGGAGGCGGTGTGGCTGTCGTTCGACGTGGACTGCCTGGACGCGGCGTTCGTCCCCGGCACCGGCTGGCCCGAACCCGGCGGGTTCCTGCCGCGTGAGGTGCTGAAGTTCATCCAGCTCATCGCGGACGCGCGTCCCCTCGCCGGCATCGAGGTCGTCGAGTGCGCGCCGCCGTACGACAACGCCGAGATCACCGCACTCATCGCCACCCGGGTCATCTGCGACACCCTCGGGTGCCTGGTCCGGTCCGGCCACCTGCCGAAGCGCTCCGCGCAGCCCCCGCACGACACTCCCGAAAGGGGAGCGAAGTGA
- a CDS encoding ABC transporter permease, whose product MTATGTAGPAPDTRDRREPEPRPARRSRPPDRTWRQAIRRDWRLYSLAVLPLLFFLVFRYLPMIGNVIAFRKFVPGGSVLGEEWAGLRYVRMFWSDPTFWHVFTNTLILGALTLLFCFPLPIVLALMINEVRHRPLKRFVQSVSYLPHFLSMVVVAGLVFELLSVDGPVNQILRAAGDDPIAFLQEPGWFRAIYVSSEVWQTVGWGTILYLAALTTIDDQLYEAARIDGAGRWRQTWHVTLPGIRPTAVTLLILNIGAFMAVGFEKILLLYNPLTYPTADVITTYLYRIGLLSNSFSYAAAIGLFEAVVGLILVFTANLISRRSVGTSLW is encoded by the coding sequence ATGACCGCAACCGGGACGGCCGGCCCGGCACCGGACACCCGGGATCGGCGCGAGCCCGAGCCACGTCCCGCGCGCCGGAGCCGTCCCCCGGACCGCACCTGGCGCCAGGCGATCCGCCGCGACTGGCGGCTGTACTCCCTCGCGGTCCTGCCGCTGCTCTTCTTCCTGGTCTTCCGCTACCTGCCGATGATCGGCAACGTCATCGCGTTCCGGAAGTTCGTGCCAGGCGGCAGCGTGCTCGGCGAGGAGTGGGCCGGCCTGCGCTACGTGCGCATGTTCTGGAGCGACCCGACGTTCTGGCACGTGTTCACCAACACGCTGATCCTCGGCGCTCTCACACTGCTGTTCTGCTTCCCCCTGCCGATCGTGCTCGCGCTGATGATCAACGAGGTGCGGCACCGGCCGCTCAAGCGGTTCGTCCAGTCGGTGTCCTACCTGCCGCACTTCCTGTCGATGGTGGTCGTGGCGGGCCTGGTCTTCGAGCTGCTCTCGGTGGACGGGCCGGTCAACCAGATCCTTCGGGCCGCCGGGGACGACCCGATCGCGTTCCTGCAGGAACCCGGGTGGTTCCGCGCGATCTACGTCTCCTCCGAGGTGTGGCAGACCGTCGGCTGGGGGACGATCCTCTATCTCGCGGCGCTCACCACGATCGACGACCAGCTCTACGAGGCGGCCAGGATCGACGGCGCCGGCCGGTGGCGCCAGACCTGGCACGTGACCCTGCCGGGGATACGGCCCACGGCGGTCACCTTGCTCATCCTGAACATCGGCGCGTTCATGGCGGTCGGGTTCGAGAAGATCCTGCTGCTGTACAACCCCCTGACGTACCCCACGGCCGACGTGATCACCACGTACCTGTACCGCATCGGCCTGCTGTCCAACAGCTTCAGCTACGCCGCCGCGATCGGCCTGTTCGAGGCGGTCGTCGGCCTGATCCTGGTGTTCACGGCCAACCTGATCTCGCGCCGTTCCGTCGGGACGAGCCTGTGGTGA
- a CDS encoding ABC transporter permease subunit, with protein MTVDPGRRVFRAVNAVVLGLVVIVTLYPFVNILARSLSDENAIRSGEVNLVPRGFTLRTYEFVISDVTFWTNYRNTVVYTVVATVIAMVMTTCYAYVLSKKHLKGRKVLIGVAVFTMFFSGGLIPNYVLVTSLGLKDSIWAIVLPNAVNVFNLLIMKTFFENLPVELEEAAAIDGMSTYGILLRIVLPLSKAVIATMTLFYAVAFWNSWFAAFLYMSQNDLFPVTVYLRNLIAGATTATSVGADAGDMTVAANIKAVTIVLTVIPILAIYPFVQRYFVRGVMLGAVKG; from the coding sequence GTGACCGTGGACCCCGGCCGGCGCGTCTTCCGGGCCGTCAACGCCGTCGTGCTCGGCCTCGTCGTGATCGTCACGCTGTACCCGTTCGTCAACATCCTCGCGCGCTCACTGAGCGACGAGAACGCCATCCGGTCCGGCGAGGTCAACCTCGTCCCCCGCGGGTTCACGCTCAGGACGTACGAGTTCGTCATCTCCGACGTGACGTTCTGGACGAACTACCGCAACACCGTGGTCTACACGGTCGTCGCCACCGTGATCGCGATGGTCATGACCACCTGCTACGCCTACGTGCTGTCCAAGAAGCACCTGAAGGGCCGCAAGGTCCTCATCGGCGTCGCCGTCTTCACGATGTTCTTCTCCGGCGGGCTGATCCCCAACTACGTCCTCGTCACGAGCCTCGGCCTGAAGGACTCCATCTGGGCCATCGTCCTGCCGAACGCCGTCAACGTCTTCAACCTGCTGATCATGAAGACGTTCTTCGAGAACCTGCCGGTCGAGCTGGAGGAGGCCGCGGCGATCGACGGCATGAGCACCTACGGCATCCTGCTGCGCATCGTGCTGCCGCTGTCGAAGGCGGTGATCGCCACGATGACGCTCTTCTACGCCGTCGCCTTCTGGAACTCGTGGTTCGCCGCGTTCCTCTACATGAGCCAGAACGACCTGTTCCCGGTGACCGTCTACCTGCGCAACCTCATCGCCGGCGCCACCACGGCGACGTCCGTCGGCGCCGACGCCGGCGACATGACGGTGGCCGCCAACATCAAGGCGGTGACGATCGTCCTCACGGTCATCCCCATCCTCGCGATCTACCCCTTCGTCCAGCGGTACTTCGTCCGCGGAGTCATGCTCGGCGCGGTCAAGGGATGA
- a CDS encoding extracellular solute-binding protein: MYEMNRRQAIVAMGAFLALAGCSGAEQPKKGADDFSGKRDGSLQGYGPGTQFKAAVPLTFTVLYNNHPFYPIKNDWLFWSELTKRTNVTLQPSVVPLSDYENKRSLLIGAGDAPLIIPKTYPAQETPFVASGAILPVSDYIDLMPNFKDKIAKWNLQKDLDTLRQADGRFYLLPGVHEDYWVEYSLAVREDIMEKLGLQVPQTWDDVYTMLKAMKAEYPDAYPLSDRWSVPTVGGSLMSVLGTAYGAPGGWGYRNGIIWDAAAQKFLFTGASEQYKQMLQYLAKLVQEKLLDPETFTQTDEQAIQKLVSGKSFVISSNAQTLVNEYRPPLLKANPKARLVKIPQPIGPMGPIKAAPHITRLENGVMISKKALDSQNFVAMMQFIDWLWYSDEGQLFAKWGIEGTTYTKDSAGKIKPAPDVDFVGLNPKGSKHLQKDFGFHNGVFAYGGSTELLESTFSDEEIAFQKIMNARKAMPVEPPHPLTDEEREQSTLWESPLKDHVTQNTLKFILGKRDFAEWDAYVAELEGKNMGSYVNLVNGAYERYKKEHG, translated from the coding sequence ATGTACGAGATGAACCGGCGTCAGGCGATCGTCGCCATGGGTGCGTTCCTCGCGCTCGCCGGCTGCAGCGGTGCCGAGCAGCCGAAGAAGGGGGCCGACGACTTCTCCGGCAAGAGGGACGGCTCGTTGCAGGGCTACGGCCCCGGCACACAGTTCAAGGCCGCCGTGCCGCTGACGTTCACCGTGCTGTACAACAACCACCCGTTCTACCCCATCAAGAACGACTGGCTGTTCTGGTCGGAGCTCACCAAGCGGACCAACGTGACGTTGCAGCCGAGCGTGGTGCCGCTGAGCGACTACGAGAACAAGCGGAGCCTGCTCATCGGCGCCGGCGACGCGCCGCTCATCATCCCGAAGACCTACCCGGCGCAGGAGACCCCGTTCGTCGCGTCCGGCGCCATCCTCCCGGTCAGCGACTACATCGACCTGATGCCGAACTTCAAGGACAAGATCGCCAAGTGGAACCTGCAGAAGGACCTGGACACGCTCCGCCAGGCCGACGGCCGGTTCTACCTGCTCCCTGGCGTCCACGAGGACTACTGGGTGGAGTACTCGCTGGCCGTGCGCGAGGACATCATGGAGAAGCTCGGCCTCCAGGTCCCGCAGACCTGGGACGACGTGTACACCATGCTGAAGGCGATGAAGGCGGAGTACCCCGACGCCTACCCCCTGTCGGACCGGTGGAGCGTCCCCACGGTCGGCGGCAGCCTGATGAGCGTCCTCGGCACCGCCTACGGCGCACCCGGCGGCTGGGGCTACCGCAACGGCATCATCTGGGACGCCGCCGCGCAGAAGTTCCTCTTCACCGGCGCCAGCGAGCAGTACAAGCAGATGCTCCAGTACCTCGCCAAGCTCGTGCAGGAGAAGCTGCTCGACCCGGAGACCTTCACCCAGACCGATGAGCAGGCGATACAGAAGCTGGTGTCCGGCAAGTCGTTCGTGATCAGCAGTAACGCGCAGACGCTGGTCAACGAGTACCGGCCGCCGCTGCTCAAGGCGAACCCCAAGGCCAGGCTCGTCAAGATCCCGCAGCCGATCGGCCCGATGGGCCCGATCAAGGCGGCGCCGCACATCACCCGCCTGGAGAACGGCGTCATGATCTCCAAGAAGGCACTGGACAGCCAGAACTTCGTCGCCATGATGCAGTTCATCGACTGGCTCTGGTACTCCGACGAGGGCCAGTTGTTCGCCAAGTGGGGCATCGAAGGCACCACCTACACCAAGGACTCCGCCGGCAAGATCAAGCCGGCGCCGGACGTCGACTTCGTCGGCCTCAACCCCAAGGGCTCCAAGCACCTGCAGAAGGACTTCGGCTTCCACAACGGCGTCTTCGCGTACGGCGGCAGCACCGAACTGCTCGAATCGACCTTCTCCGACGAGGAGATCGCCTTCCAGAAGATCATGAACGCCAGGAAGGCCATGCCGGTCGAGCCGCCGCACCCCCTCACCGACGAAGAGCGCGAGCAGTCCACGCTGTGGGAGTCGCCGCTGAAGGACCACGTCACCCAGAACACCCTGAAGTTCATCCTCGGCAAGCGCGACTTCGCCGAATGGGACGCCTATGTCGCCGAACTGGAAGGTAAGAACATGGGTTCCTACGTGAACCTGGTGAACGGCGCGTACGAGCGGTACAAGAAGGAACACGGCTGA
- a CDS encoding DUF624 domain-containing protein — MTTASEAVDTTAVPAFGRGPLSRASAFVYTLLVTESLFLVAASPGLAGLVLLERHAGNLPLAALCLLPAGPAFSAVLYAVRHRGRDLTDLRPAAAFWRGYRVNARGVLKLWVPWLAWMAVLGTTFANFAAAGVPGWWAVLSVLVVTAAVLWMANAVVIMSLFDFRARDVSRLAAYFLTRSPGAAIGNAGLLVAAVALTLVATEAATALLVPVFAAVLLSNGRTMIAEIRDRFTAA, encoded by the coding sequence ATGACCACCGCGTCCGAGGCCGTGGACACGACCGCCGTCCCCGCGTTCGGCCGGGGCCCGCTGTCCCGGGCCTCCGCCTTCGTCTACACCCTGCTCGTGACCGAGTCGCTGTTCCTGGTGGCGGCGTCGCCGGGTCTCGCCGGCCTCGTCCTGCTGGAACGGCACGCGGGGAACCTGCCGCTCGCCGCGCTGTGCCTGCTGCCGGCCGGTCCGGCGTTCTCCGCCGTGCTGTACGCGGTGCGGCACCGCGGCCGCGACCTCACCGACCTGCGGCCCGCGGCGGCGTTCTGGCGCGGCTACCGCGTCAACGCGCGCGGCGTGCTCAAGCTGTGGGTCCCGTGGCTGGCCTGGATGGCGGTCCTCGGCACCACCTTCGCGAACTTCGCCGCCGCCGGGGTCCCCGGGTGGTGGGCCGTTCTGTCGGTGCTCGTCGTGACGGCGGCGGTGCTGTGGATGGCCAACGCCGTGGTGATCATGTCGTTGTTCGACTTCCGCGCGCGGGACGTGTCCCGGCTCGCGGCGTACTTCCTCACGCGTTCTCCCGGCGCGGCGATCGGCAACGCCGGCCTGCTGGTCGCGGCGGTGGCGCTGACGCTGGTCGCGACCGAGGCGGCCACGGCGCTGCTCGTCCCGGTGTTCGCGGCGGTGCTGCTGTCCAACGGCCGCACGATGATCGCCGAGATCCGGGACAGGTTCACCGCCGCGTGA
- a CDS encoding alpha-glucuronidase, whose product MSRAEEFHPAWLPPEAFGPVGARRTLVLGDGPLAGTVREEVARAEDRYGGGASGPPYDLVLAVAGSGPLPDTAEAVVAECGPIGAEGFVAGRRDGVTVVLADDPAGLLYGFFHVVRLGERAFTGAFGPQAHRPAARLRVLDHWDNVDVHPVMGQVERGYAGGSIFWRDGAARGDLARVRAYGRLLAACGVNAITVNNVNVHATEARLPTERLDDVAAIAAALRPYGVRVHLAVAFSAPVDPGGLPTADPLDNDVRAWWAGVTAQVYAAIPDFGGYLVKADSEGQPGPFTYGRGHADGANMLAAALEPHGGVVRWRAFVYDHRQDWRDRSTDRARAAYDHFVPLDGRFSRNVILQVKHGPIDFQPREPVSPLFAAMPETRLALELQVTQEYTGQQRHVCHLAPMWSEVLRFEPEGPGGPDVATLVTGDPASSGESGGLAGVSNVGDDHYWTGHPLAQANLYAFGRLAWTPRTDSAAILDEWIGLTFAASRDLAALRRELHAIMDGSWRTYERYTSPLGVGFMVRPGDHYGPDVDGYEYTPWGTYHHADRDGVGVDRTRATGTGFTGQYPRPWSEVYESLERCPDELLLFFHHVPYGHVLRDGTTVIQHIYDTHFAGVEEVVAARSRWEGLAGAVDPDLHARVSTLFDEQLRCAREWRDQINTYFYRKSGVPDAHGRRIH is encoded by the coding sequence GTGAGCCGGGCCGAGGAGTTCCACCCCGCGTGGCTGCCGCCGGAGGCGTTCGGCCCGGTCGGCGCGCGCCGCACGCTCGTGCTCGGCGACGGCCCGCTCGCCGGGACCGTACGCGAGGAGGTGGCGCGGGCCGAGGACCGGTACGGCGGCGGGGCCTCGGGGCCGCCGTACGACCTCGTGCTCGCGGTCGCCGGCTCCGGCCCTCTGCCGGACACCGCCGAGGCGGTCGTGGCCGAGTGCGGGCCGATCGGTGCCGAGGGTTTCGTGGCCGGCCGCCGCGACGGGGTCACGGTGGTGCTCGCCGATGACCCGGCCGGTCTGCTGTACGGCTTCTTCCACGTCGTACGGCTCGGGGAGCGGGCTTTCACCGGTGCCTTCGGGCCGCAGGCGCACCGGCCGGCGGCGCGCCTGCGGGTGCTCGACCACTGGGACAATGTCGACGTGCACCCGGTGATGGGCCAGGTCGAGCGTGGCTACGCGGGTGGCTCGATCTTCTGGCGCGACGGCGCGGCGCGTGGGGACCTCGCACGCGTCCGGGCCTACGGGAGGCTGCTCGCCGCGTGCGGCGTCAACGCGATCACCGTGAACAACGTGAACGTGCACGCCACCGAGGCACGCCTGCCGACCGAGCGGCTGGACGACGTGGCCGCGATCGCCGCCGCGCTGCGGCCGTACGGCGTCAGGGTGCACCTGGCCGTCGCGTTCTCCGCACCGGTCGACCCCGGCGGGCTCCCCACCGCCGACCCGCTCGATAATGACGTGCGCGCGTGGTGGGCCGGGGTCACCGCGCAGGTGTACGCCGCGATCCCCGACTTCGGCGGCTACCTGGTGAAGGCCGACTCCGAGGGGCAGCCGGGACCGTTCACCTACGGCCGCGGCCACGCCGACGGCGCCAACATGCTCGCCGCCGCGCTTGAGCCGCACGGCGGGGTCGTCCGGTGGCGTGCCTTCGTGTACGACCACCGGCAGGACTGGCGCGACCGCTCGACCGACCGGGCCCGCGCCGCCTACGACCACTTCGTCCCGCTGGACGGCCGCTTCAGCCGTAACGTGATCCTCCAGGTGAAGCACGGCCCCATCGACTTCCAGCCGCGTGAACCGGTGTCGCCGCTGTTCGCCGCGATGCCGGAGACCCGCCTCGCGCTGGAGCTCCAGGTGACGCAGGAGTACACCGGCCAGCAGCGGCACGTCTGCCATCTCGCTCCCATGTGGAGTGAGGTGCTGCGCTTCGAACCCGAGGGTCCCGGCGGGCCGGACGTGGCCACGCTCGTCACCGGGGACCCGGCGAGCAGCGGGGAGAGCGGCGGCCTGGCGGGGGTGTCCAATGTGGGGGACGACCACTACTGGACGGGGCACCCGCTCGCGCAGGCCAACCTGTACGCGTTCGGCCGGCTGGCCTGGACGCCGCGCACGGATTCGGCGGCGATCCTCGACGAGTGGATCGGCCTGACCTTCGCCGCGTCCCGCGACCTCGCGGCGCTGCGCCGCGAGCTGCACGCGATCATGGACGGCTCGTGGCGCACCTACGAGCGGTACACCTCGCCGCTCGGCGTGGGTTTCATGGTCCGTCCCGGCGACCACTACGGCCCCGACGTGGACGGATACGAGTACACCCCCTGGGGCACCTACCACCACGCCGACCGCGACGGCGTCGGCGTGGACCGCACCCGGGCCACCGGCACCGGCTTCACCGGCCAGTACCCGAGACCCTGGTCGGAGGTGTACGAGTCCCTGGAACGGTGTCCCGACGAGCTGCTGCTGTTCTTCCACCACGTCCCGTACGGCCACGTGCTGCGCGACGGGACCACCGTGATCCAGCACATCTACGACACGCACTTCGCCGGTGTCGAGGAGGTCGTGGCGGCGCGGTCACGGTGGGAGGGGCTGGCCGGCGCGGTGGATCCGGATCTGCACGCGCGGGTGAGCACGCTCTTCGACGAGCAACTGCGCTGTGCGCGGGAGTGGCGCGACCAGATCAACACGTACTTCTACCGCAAGTCCGGCGTGCCGGACGCGCACGGCCGGCGTATCCACTGA
- a CDS encoding cellulose binding domain-containing protein: MIRIALATALLGTSLVAAAPASAAAAPVITVSDGVRYQEMDGFGISTAFRRGELLRSLSTAQQNDIFRLWFDRDSGAGLSILRLGIGAAPAGSPYDKMISIQPQNPGGPDAPPRYVWDGDDGAQVWVSKVAQSYGVKRFYADAWSAPGYMKDNNSADNGGTLRNEWRAAYARYLMQYTKFYEQEGIKITDLGFTNEPDYTSTYESMRFTPAQAAAFVKVLGPIAGDVKLACCDSFGWDQAKSYSSAIEADADARRYVTTYTGHTYASQITSPQPGNKRAWMSEWSPDGTTWNANWDDTTYGGFAVAQAIHTALTAGNVSGYIYWLGGSAGTTRALIQIDTAARTYSVSKRLWAVAGYSRFIRPGAVRLGASSSNSALKASAFLNADGSKVVAVLNTGTSAVTWDGIQGNATAYVTDNTNSMTRSTVSNGTVSLRPRSLTTVVIGGPTPTPTPTPTPTPTPTPTPTPTPTPTPTPTPTPTPTPTPTPTPTPTPTPTPTPTPTPTPVPGGCTATIETVNSWGGGFQSNVTVRAGAAAVNGWTVDWTWPGSQSVTQIWGGVRSGSGSAVTVRNETWNGALAAGGTTTFGFIANGTPATPALTCRAA; encoded by the coding sequence GTGATACGGATCGCCTTGGCGACCGCACTTCTCGGCACGTCGCTGGTGGCCGCGGCACCGGCCTCCGCCGCCGCCGCGCCGGTCATCACCGTGTCGGACGGCGTGCGGTACCAGGAGATGGACGGCTTCGGCATCTCCACGGCCTTCCGCCGCGGCGAACTGCTGCGTTCCCTCTCCACGGCCCAGCAGAACGACATCTTCCGCCTGTGGTTCGACCGCGACAGCGGCGCGGGACTCAGCATCCTGCGTCTCGGCATCGGCGCCGCGCCGGCCGGCAGCCCGTACGACAAGATGATCTCCATCCAGCCGCAGAACCCCGGCGGCCCGGACGCGCCGCCGCGTTATGTGTGGGACGGCGACGACGGGGCCCAGGTGTGGGTCTCCAAGGTCGCGCAGTCGTACGGCGTGAAGCGGTTCTACGCGGACGCCTGGAGCGCACCGGGGTACATGAAGGACAACAACAGCGCGGACAACGGCGGCACGCTCAGGAACGAGTGGCGCGCGGCCTACGCCAGGTACCTGATGCAGTACACGAAGTTCTACGAGCAAGAGGGCATCAAGATCACCGACCTCGGGTTCACCAACGAACCCGACTACACCTCGACCTACGAGTCCATGCGCTTCACCCCCGCGCAGGCCGCCGCGTTCGTCAAGGTCCTCGGCCCGATCGCCGGCGACGTCAAGCTCGCCTGTTGCGACTCCTTCGGCTGGGACCAGGCCAAGTCGTACAGCAGCGCGATCGAGGCCGACGCCGATGCCCGGCGCTACGTGACGACCTACACCGGTCACACCTACGCCAGCCAGATCACCAGCCCGCAACCCGGGAACAAGCGCGCCTGGATGTCGGAGTGGTCGCCGGACGGCACCACCTGGAACGCCAACTGGGACGACACGACCTACGGCGGCTTCGCCGTGGCGCAGGCGATCCACACGGCGCTCACCGCGGGGAACGTCAGCGGCTACATCTACTGGCTCGGGGGCTCGGCGGGAACGACCCGTGCGCTGATCCAGATCGACACGGCGGCGCGGACGTACAGCGTGTCCAAGCGGCTGTGGGCCGTGGCCGGGTACAGCAGGTTCATCCGGCCCGGAGCGGTGCGGCTCGGCGCGTCGTCGAGCAACTCGGCGCTGAAGGCGTCGGCGTTCCTCAACGCCGACGGCTCCAAGGTCGTCGCGGTGCTCAACACCGGCACCTCGGCCGTCACCTGGGACGGCATCCAGGGGAACGCCACCGCCTACGTCACCGACAACACCAACTCGATGACCCGCTCCACGGTGTCGAACGGAACCGTCAGCCTCCGGCCTCGCTCCCTCACGACCGTAGTGATCGGCGGCCCGACCCCCACTCCGACCCCCACCCCGACTCCGACGCCGACTCCGACTCCGACACCGACCCCCACCCCGACGCCGACCCCCACGCCGACCCCCACGCCGACCCCCACGCCGACCCCCACGCCGACCCCCACGCCGACGCCGACCCCCACGCCGACGCCGACCCCGACGCCGACTCCGGTCCCCGGTGGCTGCACGGCGACGATCGAGACGGTCAACTCCTGGGGTGGCGGCTTCCAGTCCAACGTCACGGTGCGCGCCGGCGCCGCCGCGGTCAACGGCTGGACCGTCGACTGGACGTGGCCCGGCTCCCAGTCCGTCACCCAGATCTGGGGAGGCGTGCGCTCCGGCAGCGGATCCGCCGTCACCGTGCGCAACGAGACCTGGAACGGCGCTCTCGCCGCCGGCGGCACCACCACGTTCGGCTTCATCGCCAACGGCACCCCGGCCACACCGGCGCTCACCTGCCGCGCCGCCTGA